In Desulfuribacillus alkaliarsenatis, the following proteins share a genomic window:
- a CDS encoding chemotaxis protein CheX — protein MKAEFINPFIQSFSRIFKTQFNQEVEIGQISLTKAPIISNDISVVIGITTDMSGQIIFAMEENAAKYICSTMMMGMEVAEIDDMARSAIQEFFNWVCGHSAEEFLQIDPPHTIDITPPMFNVGKVEMYAAAGVILLVPLKLQNDSIVELYVSLKSKVVI, from the coding sequence ATGAAAGCAGAATTTATAAATCCGTTTATACAGTCATTCTCAAGGATTTTCAAAACACAGTTCAATCAAGAAGTAGAGATTGGCCAAATATCGCTTACAAAAGCACCTATTATTTCTAATGACATATCTGTAGTAATAGGGATAACTACAGATATGTCAGGGCAGATTATTTTTGCTATGGAAGAAAATGCAGCTAAGTACATATGCAGTACGATGATGATGGGGATGGAAGTGGCAGAGATTGATGACATGGCTAGAAGTGCCATTCAAGAGTTCTTTAATTGGGTTTGCGGACACTCGGCAGAAGAGTTTTTGCAAATAGATCCACCTCACACTATAGATATTACTCCACCTATGTTTAATGTTGGAAAAGTAGAGATGTATGCTGCTGCTGGGGTTATTTTATTAGTTCCACTAAAGTTGCAAAACGATAGTATAGTGGAATTATACGTATCCCTAAAGTCGAAGGTTGTAATTTAG
- a CDS encoding AbgT family transporter, translating to MNSSKKGYMLRSLDTIETVGNKLPHPVTLFFIFALSVILFSAFFSAIDLTVDDPRNPGEILEVKNLLSAEGIQYILTSAVGNFVNFAPLGTVLVTMLGIGLAERSGLISAMLRGLVTSVPKQLLTATLVFAGIMSSMAADAGYVVLTPLGAVLFAALGRHPLAGLAAAFAGVSAGFSANLFLTSLDPLLGSITIDAAATYDESYAASMNLAMNYYFMIASVFILTIVGTYVTDKIVEPRLGKYDGMVDSDSLTYLSKVEKRGLIGAGITFLITCAIISLLIVPEWGPMRGAEGQIIQSPFFSSLVPIILIVFFVPGLVYGILTKTIKSDKDVANKLSDTMATMGSYIVLAFAAGQFVAYFAHTNMGIIMAIQGANFIESTGFSGLPLIITFIAVAGFINLFIGSASAKWLIMAPVFVPMMMHLGYSPELTQVAYRIADSTTNVISPLMPYFAIVIAFAQKYDKNTGIGTLISTMLPYSIAFSIVWIIMLIAWLTLGIDLGPGSGILYQR from the coding sequence ATGAATTCTTCAAAAAAAGGGTACATGTTACGGAGTTTAGATACTATAGAAACAGTTGGTAATAAGCTTCCTCACCCCGTGACCCTGTTCTTTATCTTTGCATTATCTGTAATATTATTTTCTGCTTTTTTCTCAGCTATTGATTTAACTGTAGACGACCCAAGAAATCCTGGAGAAATTCTAGAAGTAAAAAATCTTCTTAGTGCCGAAGGTATCCAGTATATACTAACAAGTGCTGTTGGCAACTTTGTTAATTTTGCACCTTTAGGCACTGTATTAGTAACAATGCTTGGTATTGGTCTTGCAGAGCGTTCTGGCTTGATTAGTGCTATGCTACGTGGATTGGTAACATCTGTACCAAAGCAACTTTTAACTGCCACACTTGTATTTGCAGGAATTATGTCAAGTATGGCTGCTGACGCTGGCTATGTTGTACTTACACCGCTTGGAGCTGTTTTGTTTGCTGCCTTAGGAAGACATCCTTTAGCAGGGCTTGCCGCTGCATTTGCTGGTGTATCAGCAGGATTTAGTGCTAACTTATTCCTAACATCATTAGACCCATTATTAGGCTCAATAACTATTGATGCAGCAGCAACATATGATGAATCCTATGCTGCGTCAATGAACCTTGCTATGAATTACTATTTCATGATAGCATCTGTGTTTATTCTAACAATTGTTGGAACTTATGTAACAGATAAAATTGTTGAGCCTAGGCTTGGAAAATATGATGGAATGGTCGACTCTGATTCCCTCACCTATCTTTCCAAAGTAGAAAAACGCGGTTTAATTGGAGCAGGTATTACGTTTTTAATTACTTGTGCTATCATTTCCTTACTGATTGTACCTGAATGGGGCCCAATGAGAGGAGCAGAGGGACAGATTATCCAATCACCATTCTTCAGCTCTTTAGTTCCAATAATACTAATTGTATTTTTTGTACCTGGACTAGTATATGGTATCTTGACGAAAACTATTAAGAGTGATAAAGATGTTGCTAATAAGCTTTCAGATACGATGGCGACCATGGGATCATACATTGTCTTAGCCTTTGCCGCTGGACAATTTGTCGCTTACTTTGCTCATACGAATATGGGTATTATAATGGCTATCCAAGGAGCAAACTTTATTGAGTCAACTGGCTTCTCTGGATTACCACTAATAATAACATTTATTGCTGTGGCAGGCTTTATTAACCTATTTATTGGTAGCGCCTCAGCTAAGTGGTTGATTATGGCCCCAGTTTTCGTGCCAATGATGATGCACCTTGGGTATTCACCTGAACTTACACAGGTGGCATATCGTATAGCAGATTCTACGACTAACGTAATATCTCCTTTAATGCCTTACTTCGCGATTGTTATTGCTTTCGCGCAAAAGTATGATAAAAACACTGGTATTGGAACCTTGATTTCTACTATGCTACCATACTCAATTGCTTTCAGCATAGTATGGATTATTATGCTAATTGCTTGGTTAACATTAGGTATCGACCTTGGACCTGGTTCAGGTATTCTATACCAAAGATAA
- the lpdA gene encoding dihydrolipoyl dehydrogenase, which produces MDQQNSRSIELLVIGSGPGGYVAAIRAAQLGKNVIVVEKENIGGVCLNRGCIPSKALVSAAHKYNDFKHVQELGINIEQLSIDFEKTQAWKQNVINSLADGVRKLFKKYNIELVHGEATFINNTEVRVFSKDTSMHISFDSCIIAAGSRPIEIPTLPFSKTVLSSTEALSLNTIPKSMIVVGGGYVGIELSQVYAKFGTSITILEGASSILPGFDARLVSFVKRNLKKANVEVYTNATASSVNVHDNLTTVNFTAKDKEQTIAAEYVLVTVGRRPNTDSLGLDNTSVKVNDKGFIVVDKQGRSSVNNIFAIGDVVSGLALAHKASYEAKIAAEAVAGMASEVNYRTIPSIVFSDPELASVGMTEKEAKEQGLDTVIGRFSYGANGRALAMNEPEGSITIVADKSTKIILGAQIVGVEASNLIAELAVAVENQMHLEDIAETIHAHPTLSEMIMEAAEVALEKGVHTI; this is translated from the coding sequence ATGGATCAACAGAATAGTCGAAGTATAGAATTATTAGTTATAGGATCTGGACCTGGCGGATATGTAGCAGCAATTAGGGCGGCGCAGCTAGGGAAAAATGTAATTGTAGTGGAGAAAGAAAACATTGGCGGAGTGTGCTTGAATAGAGGTTGTATCCCGTCAAAAGCGCTTGTATCTGCTGCACATAAATATAATGACTTTAAACATGTACAAGAGCTGGGTATAAACATAGAACAATTGTCGATTGATTTCGAAAAAACGCAAGCATGGAAGCAAAATGTTATAAATAGTTTAGCAGACGGGGTTAGAAAACTTTTTAAGAAATATAATATTGAGCTAGTGCACGGTGAAGCTACTTTCATTAACAATACAGAAGTGCGCGTCTTTTCAAAAGATACATCTATGCACATAAGCTTTGACTCATGTATTATAGCGGCAGGTTCTAGACCAATTGAGATTCCTACTCTACCATTTTCCAAAACAGTTTTATCATCTACAGAAGCTCTGAGTTTAAACACCATTCCCAAAAGCATGATTGTCGTTGGAGGTGGATATGTCGGGATTGAGCTAAGTCAGGTGTACGCTAAATTTGGAACGAGCATAACAATACTAGAGGGAGCAAGTTCAATTTTACCTGGATTTGATGCTAGGTTAGTAAGTTTTGTTAAGCGTAACCTCAAAAAAGCAAATGTTGAGGTCTATACTAATGCTACAGCAAGCAGTGTAAACGTACACGATAACTTAACCACCGTTAATTTTACAGCTAAAGACAAGGAGCAGACGATTGCTGCTGAATATGTTCTAGTAACAGTTGGACGTAGACCTAATACGGACTCTTTAGGACTTGATAATACTTCAGTGAAAGTAAATGATAAAGGCTTTATCGTGGTTGATAAACAAGGAAGGTCATCTGTTAATAATATATTTGCTATTGGTGACGTGGTTTCTGGGTTAGCCTTAGCACATAAAGCTTCCTATGAAGCGAAGATTGCTGCTGAGGCAGTTGCTGGCATGGCTAGTGAAGTAAATTATCGAACGATTCCTTCTATTGTATTCTCTGACCCAGAGCTTGCAAGTGTAGGGATGACAGAAAAAGAAGCAAAAGAGCAAGGTCTCGATACGGTGATAGGCAGATTTAGTTATGGTGCTAACGGAAGAGCCTTAGCAATGAATGAGCCTGAGGGATCAATTACAATTGTGGCTGACAAAAGTACTAAAATTATATTAGGAGCACAAATTGTTGGAGTAGAGGCCTCGAATTTGATAGCTGAGCTAGCAGTTGCTGTCGAAAATCAAATGCACCTAGAGGATATCGCAGAAACCATCCATGCTCATCCAACCTTATCTGAGATGATAATGGAAGCGGCAGAAGTTGCATTAGAAAAGGGAGTACATACAATTTAA